The DNA window TTGAATAAACCGTTTAGTGCCGGCAGATAAAGGTAATAAAGTTGTACCTATCTGCCAGCACCTTAGGCATCGGGGTTACAATAGCTGATGCAGCTGTGCGTACTGCAGCAGCATGATGGTTTTGCCATCGCGGATACGGCCGTCTTCAATCATAAGCAGCGCTTCTGTTGCTGATATTTCCAGTACTTCAATTTCTTCCTGTTCTTGCTCCAGCCCGCCGCCATTGGCCACTTTCATAGAGCCGTCGTAGGCTGCTACAAAAAAGTGCAGGATCTCAGTGACAGAACCAGGCGACATATAAGCTTCAAAGATTTTTTTTACTGCAGTGATCCGGTAGCCGGTTTCTTCTTCCGCTTCCCTGCGGATACAGTCTTCAGCATTGTTTTTGTCCAGAAGGCCGGCACAGGCTTCTATCAACATACCATCCTCATTACCGTTGATAAAGGAGGGCAGGCGGAACTGCCGCGTGAGAATAACAGTGTGCTGTACACTGTTGTACAATAATATGACTGCCCCATTGCCCCTGTCGTATGCTTCCCTTTCCTGCCTTTGCCAGGTACCATTTCTCTTCTTATAATCATAGGTCACTTTCCTCAGTGTGTACCAATTGTCCGACAATACTGCTGTATCAATGATTTTTACTTCTGGTGTCATAAAAATGATTATATTTGATCAATATTGATTGTTTTGATCAAAAGTATGTAAAAAATGGGATTTGAGGAAAGAAAACGCAAAATTTTAAAACTGCTGGACCAGGAAGAGAGTAAAGAAGTGCAGGAGATAGCAGACAAGCTGGGCATCTCGGCCATTACCATCCGGCGTGATCTGCAGCAACTGGCTACAGAAGGGCTGTTGGTACGCACTCACGGAGGAGCGATGAAAGCGCCGCCACTGCATCCGTTTTCTGCCTTTGTTGATAAAGCCGGTGTGGCACAGGAAAATAAGCAGCATATCGGTAAACTGGCCGCTGCACAGGTAAAGCCGGGTGATACGCTCTTCATGGACTGCGGCAGCACCGTGTTTGCCATGTGTCCCTACCTGAAAAAAACAGGCCCTCTGAGGATCATCACTAATTCATTGCCAGTACTGGCAGCGTTTATGGATACTGACCAGATCACCGTAAACCTGATTGGTGGCGAGGTAGACAGGGAAAGGAAAGCAGTTCACGGACAGCGGGCATTACAGCATATTGAAAGTTATCATGCTGTCAAAGCTTTCATCGGCACTGATGGGCTATCGGTCAAAAACGGTCTCACCGCTTTCAGCGAAAAAGAAGCCGGTATCAGCAAAGCCATGGCCACACAGGCGGACACGGTCTATCTCCTCTGTGATTCCTCCAAAATCGGAAAAGACAGCTATCTGAAATATGCACCCCTCAGCCTGGTTGATTTTCTGGTGACAGACCATCAGCTACCCGCTACTATGGCCGCACAACTGAAAGCAGGAGGGGTACGGCTTATTTCCTGAAAAACACGCTATTTTTGACGGATGATTAATGAAGCCTGGTACTTGCAGCGGTATCAATCACAGCAGGACGATGTGCGGCTGGTGATAGATGTGCTCTCCATATATCTTTATCCGTTAGATAAACACGCATTGTATGATGCCATTCAGCTGGTAGCGCCCATGACACGGCTGCGGCTGGATGAGGTTATACAGGAACTCCGGGAACAGGAACTGTTACAGTTGAACATCAACGGTCATTTCAGCCTGGCCGCAGCGCTCAACTTCGGCCTGTTCCCTTCCAATATCATACGCCCGGAATATCAGACCGTGCTGGACCGCTCCCGCCGCGCGCTGCATGCGTTTTATTCACTCAATGCACGGCTGCAGGATTTACAACAATTACTCACTGCTTATTTTACAGGCGATCGTTATCTGTTGTCGCCACCAATCAGAAGGATGGAACTGGAGCTGT is part of the Chitinophaga flava genome and encodes:
- the nudK gene encoding GDP-mannose pyrophosphatase NudK produces the protein MTPEVKIIDTAVLSDNWYTLRKVTYDYKKRNGTWQRQEREAYDRGNGAVILLYNSVQHTVILTRQFRLPSFINGNEDGMLIEACAGLLDKNNAEDCIRREAEEETGYRITAVKKIFEAYMSPGSVTEILHFFVAAYDGSMKVANGGGLEQEQEEIEVLEISATEALLMIEDGRIRDGKTIMLLQYAQLHQLL
- a CDS encoding DeoR/GlpR family DNA-binding transcription regulator codes for the protein MGFEERKRKILKLLDQEESKEVQEIADKLGISAITIRRDLQQLATEGLLVRTHGGAMKAPPLHPFSAFVDKAGVAQENKQHIGKLAAAQVKPGDTLFMDCGSTVFAMCPYLKKTGPLRIITNSLPVLAAFMDTDQITVNLIGGEVDRERKAVHGQRALQHIESYHAVKAFIGTDGLSVKNGLTAFSEKEAGISKAMATQADTVYLLCDSSKIGKDSYLKYAPLSLVDFLVTDHQLPATMAAQLKAGGVRLIS